The region ACCACGAACCCTTGAAGGAGGTGGGGCTTTTCGTTAAAAAATCGTGGATTGATTCTTTTGGAAGCAAGTGAACAGAGGTATAAATTAAAAAACAAAATCCAGGAGGAATATCAATGAAATTATTAACGAATCGAGTTGCCTTGGTGACAGGTGCAGGAACGGGTTTGGGCAGAGCAACAGCAATACAATTGGCAACCGAAGGAGCCCAGCTTGTACTGGTAGGAAGACGCGAGAACAAATTAAAAGAAGTCGCTACTATAATATCTGAAAACAATGGTGCTTCATCTGTGATCATTAGTGCTGATGTTACAAATTTGGAAGATGTCAACAGAATTCGTGAACAGGTCATTGCAGAACTTGGGAAGCTAGATATTATGATCAACAATGCTGGAGGAACTGGCGAATTCAGTCCAATACATGATATGACTTACGATACCTGGGATCATACAATTAAACTTAACTTGTATAGTCAATTTTTGATGACTAATGCTTTCCTTCCATTAATGAGAAATCAACAATATGGACGAATAGTATCAATATCTTCAGTAGCGGCTAATGCTGCACTTGAAGGATTGGGAGCATATTCTGCTGCAAAAGCAGGATTAGAAGGGTTAATGCGAACCGTTGCCTTGGAAGAAGAAAAACACAATATATTAGTTAACATGTTTGATCCAGGCGTTCTAAAGACAGAACAACACCCTCTTGAAGAAACAGCCC is a window of Paenibacillus sp. FSL H3-0469 DNA encoding:
- a CDS encoding SDR family oxidoreductase — translated: MKLLTNRVALVTGAGTGLGRATAIQLATEGAQLVLVGRRENKLKEVATIISENNGASSVIISADVTNLEDVNRIREQVIAELGKLDIMINNAGGTGEFSPIHDMTYDTWDHTIKLNLYSQFLMTNAFLPLMRNQQYGRIVSISSVAANAALEGLGAYSAAKAGLEGLMRTVALEEEKHNILVNMFDPGVLKTEQHPLEETAPATVVHKIIKLASLPENSESGQVIRA